Below is a genomic region from Nitrospira sp..
CGGTTTCTTGCCCGATCCGCTGACCTCTCCGCGCCGGAGCGTAGAGGCCGTGCCTTGCCGCTCACAGGCACGCTGCATCACGACCGCCTCATGCACCAGCGCTACGTGAGGCTGACAGCCGAACACCTCGGCGGGAAGCTCAGCGGAGCCTACTTTGCGCCTGTTCAGATCAATGACGTCGACCGTCGGCATGTCCTATCCCTTCTTTGACTTTCTGACCACGAGCAACCCGTTCGCCGCGCCGGGAACGGCCCCGCGGACAAAGATCAGATTCTCTTCCGGCCGTGCTTCGACGACCTTCAGTCGCTGGGAGGTCACCCGCTCCGCGCCCATGTGTCCAGGCAACGTCTTTCCCTTCCACACGCGGGAAGGAAATGAACTGGCGCCGATCGATCCAGGGGCACGATGGAACATGGATCCATGCGATTCAGGTCCGCCGGAATAGTGGTGACGCCGCACAACTCCCTGGAAGCCCTTCCCCTTCGACACGCCGATGACGTCGACCCAGTCACCCTTCTTGAAAATATCCACCTTGATCGTCTGCCCCACCGTCACGTGGCCGGTCATCTTGAATTCCTTGAGCGTCCGGCTGGCGGGTGCCTCATGCTTCTTGAGGTGACCCAACTGCGCCTTAGACAGCCCGCGCTCTTTCGCCTCACCGTAGGACAGCTGCACCGCCTCGTATCCGTCGCGCTCTTTCGTTTTCACCGTCACGACCCGACAAGGCCCGGCGGAAATAACTGTCACCGGAACCAGCTGACTCTCATCGAACACCTGCGTCATTCCCAGTTTTTTTCCAAGCAATCCGTTCGTCATATCAATTCCAGTCCCAAGCGGTGAGTCCTGAGTGCTGAGACATCCGACATCCGAAACTCAGCACTGAGCATCCAGAACTCATAACTTGATTTCTACGTCCACACCGGCAGCCAAATTCAGCTTCATCAAAGAGTCCATGGTTTCCGGCGTGGGCTCCATGATATCCATGAGACGCTTGTGCGTGCGGATTTCAAATTGCTCGCGCGCCTTCTTGTCCGCATGGGTGGCCCGCTGCACCGTGAACTTCTCGATCCGAGTCGGCAACGGGATCGGGCCCACGATTTTGGCACCGCTGCGACGGACGGTTTCAACGATCTCCGCCACGGATTGATCCAGCACGCGATAGTCAAATCCGCGCAACCTGATTCTGATTCTCTGATCGACCTTCACCATGCCAACCCCTATCCTTCTCGATCGTTAAGCCAGGATTTCCGTGACGACGCCGGAGCCGACGGTCTTGCCGCCCTCACGCACGGCAAAGCGCAGGCCCTGGTCCATCGCGATCGGACTGATCAACTCGGCCGTCACACTCACATTGTCCCCCGGCATCACCATCTCCACGCCCGGATTCAACGACACGATCCCCGTCACGTCCGTCGTCCGGAAATAGAACTGCGGCCGATACCCGTTGAAGAACGGCGTATGCCGTCCCCCTTCTTCCTTCGTCAGCACATAAATCTCCGCCTTGAACTTCGTATGCGGCGTAATGGTCTTCGGCTTCGCCAACACCATGCCCCGCTCCACGTCTTCTTTCTTCGTCCCCCGCAAGAGCACCCCGATGTTGTCCCCCGCCTGCCCTTCATCCAGCACCTTGCGGAACATCTCCACCCCGGTCACCACCGTGCTCTGTGTCGGCCGCAGCCCCACGATCTCGATTTCATCCCCCACCTTCACGATCCCCCGCTCGCACCGGCCCGTCACCACCGTGCCCCGCCCGCTGATCGTGAACACATCCTCGATCGGCATCAAAAACGGCTTGTCGATCGGCCGCTGCGGCGTCGGAATATAGGTATCCACCGACTCGAGCAACTTCACAATCGCCGGCACCCCCAGCGGCCCCTGATCCCCTTCCATCGCCTTCAAGGCACTGCCCTGTATAATGGGGGTCTTGTCCCCCGGAAAGTCATACTTCGAGAGCAGCTCCCGCACTTCCAATTCCACCAGATCCAGCAATTCCTTGTCGTCGACCTTGTCCGCCTTGTTCAGAAACACCACGATGTAGGGCACCCCCACCTGCCGCGCCAACAGAATATGTTCCCGCGTCTGCGGCATCGGGCCGTCCGCGGCGCTCACCACCAGGATCGCCCCGTCCATCTGCGCCGCCCCCGTGATCATGTTCTTCACATAATCGGCGTGCCCCGGGCAGTCCACGTGGGCATAGTGCCGCTTGTCGGTTTCGTATTCGACGTGGCTGATCGCAATCGTCATGATCTTGGTCGCATCCCGCCGCCCCTGGCTCTCGCTCGCCTTCGCCACTTCGTCGTAACTGATGAACTTCGCCATCCCCTTATCCGCGCACACCTTCGTCAGCGCCGCCGTCAACGTCGTCTTCCCGTGGTCCACGTGCCCGATCGTCCCAATGTTCACGTGCGGCTTCTTCCGCTCAAATTTCGCCTTCGCCATGCCGAACCCTCCCTACAACTTCTGTGACCCCCGAATTACTCGCCTCGGTATTTCGCGATGATTGCTTCCGCAATCTGCCGCGGCACCTGATCGTATCTATCGAATTCCATGCTGTACGTCGCCCTTCCCTGCGTGCGAGACCGGAGATCCGTGGCATAACCGAACATCTCCATGAGCGGCACCGAAGCTTCGATGGCCTGGGCGCCGGCGCGAACCTTCATCCCTTGTACCTTGCCGCGACGGCCGTTCAGGTTGCCGATGACGTCGCCCATGAACTCTTGCGGCACAAGTACTTCCACTTTCATGATCGGCTCAAGGAGCACGGCATCAGCCTTCTTGCAGGCATCGGAAAAGCCCATGGAACCGGCGATCTTGAACGCCATTTCGTTGGAATCCACCTCGTGATACGACCCATCGATCACGGTCACTTTGATATCCCGCAACGGATAGCCGGCGATCACACCGTTCTCCATCCGTTCTTTCACGCCCTTTTCGATCGCAGGGATATATTCCTTCGGGATCGCACCGCCGACGATCTTGTTGACAAACTCCAGTCCTTTACCCGGTTCAGATGGCTCGACCGTGAGCACCACATGGCCATACTGACCTCGACCGCCCGTCTGCTTGATATACTTGGATTCCGACTCGGCCTTGCGCCTGATCGTTTCCCTGAAGGCCACTTCCGGCTTGCCGACATTCGCTTCAACCTTGAACTCCCGTAACAAGCGATCGACGATGATTTCCAGGTGCAACTCGCCCATGCCGGCGATGATGGTCTGGGCCGTCTCTTCGTCGGTACGAACACGGAACGATGGATCTTCTTGCGCCAACTTCTGAAGCGCGAAGCCCATCTTTTCCTGGTCTTGCTTCGTCTTCGGCTCGATCGCCATCGCAATAACCGGTTCAGGAAACTTCATGACTTCCAGCAATACCGGCTGCTTCTCGTCGGCCAAGGTGTCGCCGGTCGTCGCGCCCTTGAGTCCCACCGCCGCCACGATGTCCCCCGCATACACGGCGTCGATCTCCTCACGTTTGTTCGCGTGCATTTTCAGCAGACGCCCGATGCGGTCCTTTGTCCCCTTGGTCACATTGAGCACGGGCGTACCGGTCTTGAGCGTGCCGGAATACACGCGGAAGTAGGTCAACTGACCGGCGAAGGGATCGGACATGATCTTGAAGGCCAACGCGGCGAACGGCTCGGAATCGGCGGCCTTGCGCTCGACTTCCTTATTCGTATTCGGATCGATGCCCTTCACGGACGGAATATCGAGCGGCGAGGGTAGAAAATCGACCACGCCGTCGAGCAGCTGCTGCACCCCTTTGTTCTTGAACGCCGACCCGCAGAGCACCGGAGTGACCTTCATCGCAATGGCACTGGCGCGGACCGCACGGCGAATCTCCTCCTCGGTCAAGGTCTGTCCATTGAGATATTTTTCTATCACCTGATCGTCGAACTCTGCCACCGCTTCGAGCATCTTCTCCCGATACTCCTTGGCCTTGTCCAACAAGTCGGCAGGGATCTCTTCCACCTTGTACTTGGCGCCCAGCGTTTCATCATCATACACATAGGCCTTCATCGTGATCAGATCGATCGAGCCGCGGTACTCCGATTCCTTCCCGATAGGAATCTGGATTGGGATGGGATTCGCGCCCAGCCGGTCGATGATGGTCTGCACGCTGAAATAGAAGTCGGCGCCGATCCGATCCATCTTGTTCATGAATGCGATGCGCGGCACCTGATACTTGTCGGCTTGCCGCCATACGGTTTCTGACTGCGGCTCGACGCCCTGCACCGAATCGAAGACCGCAACCGCCCCATCCAAGACCCGCAAGGACCGTTCGACCTCGATCGTAAAGTCCACGTGTCCGGGTGTATCGATGATATTGATGCGGTGATCCTTCCAGAAACAGGTTGTGGCCGCAGCGGTGATCGTGATCCCACGCTCACGCTCCTGCTCCATCCAATCCATCGTCGCAGCACCCTCATGCACCTCACCCATCTTGTGGGTCATGCCGGTGTAATAGAGAATCCGCTCGGTGGTCGTGGTTTTCCCCGCGTCGATATGCGCCATGATCCCGATGTTACGCGTGCGTTCTAATGGTGCTTGCCTAGCCACGTTTAACCCCTAAAAATACACGTGCTGCAGATTGAGCCGGTGAAAGCTGCGATTCAGGGGCACCCCGCGTCTGCGGATCGCAGCACGGCCCAACTGCAGCACAGAATGACGTTACCAGCGATAGTGCGCGAAGGCCTTGTTGGCCTCCGCCATGCGATGCACGTCTTCCCGCTTTTTTACCGCGGCCCCTGTATTGTTGGATGCGTCCAGCAGTTCGGCCGCGAGCTTCTCCCGCATGCTCTTGCCGCCGCGCGTCCGCGCATACTCCGACAACCAACGTAGCGCCAACGACATCCGGCGAGCAGGGCGGATTTCGACCGGCACCTGATACGAGGCGCCACCGACCCGTCGAGACTTCACTTCGACGATCGGCTTCACGTTATCGATCGCCGCCTTGAACACCTTGAGGGGATCTCCGGCCGTCTTTTCCTGGATCACATCGAACGCGCCGTAACAAATCCGTTCCGCCGTGCTCTTCTTGCCGTTCTCCATCAGAATATTGAGAAATTTCCCGACGATCTTGTCGCGATATCGAACGTCCGGGAGCGGCTCTCGCTGTCCCAAAAATCTGCTTCGTGGCATACGTTCCGTTCTCTCTGCTCAGATTCGGTGGATCAAATTACTTCGGACGCTTGGCTCCATACTTGGAACGGCCTTGCTTTCGGTCGGCGACGCCGACGGCGTCGAGCGCACCGCGCACGATGTGATAGCGCACGCCCGGCAAATCCTTCACGCGGCCGCCTCGCACGAGCACGATCGAATGCTCTTGAAGGTTGTGGCCGACTCCGGGAATGTACGTCGTCACTTCCATCCCGTTCGTCAGTCGAACGCGGGCGACTTTCCGAAGCGCGGAGTTCGGCTTCTTCGGGGTCGACGTGTAGACGCGCAGACACACGCCGCGTTTCTGCGGACAGGCCTTGAGCGCGGGACTCTTAGTCTTGGCATGGGCCAGCTGCCGGCCCTTTCTCACAAGTTGATTGATCGTCGGCATTGCTCTCTCTCTTGATCTGAAACTCTGGTTTTCCGCTCGACCCCAATCTTCAAGGGCAAAGCCGGAGGATTATAATGATCAACCCTTATGCTGTCAAGCCATGGTCGAACCGCACGTCCGGCGTCACGACCCGGTCGACTCCCCGGAGGCGGCTACCACCCCCTCGCGCGGCAGCGCCGGCGCTTCTCCCGTACCGACGGCCACCGGTTCAGGCTTGGGACTGATCACGAATGTATCGCGATACTCCTCAAACCCGCTCCCGGCCGGAATCAATCGTCCGACGATGACGTTTTCCTTCAAGCCCAGTAGATTGTCCTCGCGCCCGTTGATGGCCGCTTCGGTCAGAACTCTGGTCGTCTCCTGGAAGGACGCGGCGGAAATGAAGCTGTCGGTCGTCAGCGCCGCCTTGGTAATACCCAAAAGTACGGGCTTGCCAAGCGCGGGTTTGCCGTCTTTCTTCAGCACCCGATCGTTTTCTTCTTCGAAGACCAGTTTGCTGACCTGGCTTCCGGGAAGGAATTCCGTGTCCCCCGGATCTTCAATCCTGACCTTGCGCAGCATTTGCCGCACGATGATCTCGATATGTTTGTCATTGATCGACACACCTTGCAGGCGATACACGTCCTGTACCTCGTCGACCAGATACTTCTGCAATTCATTAGGACCCAACACATCGAGAATGTCGTGCGGATTCGCCGACCCGTCCATCAACGGCTCTCCGGCGCGCACCCAATCTCCTTCGTGCACATTGACGTGCTTGCCTTTCGGGATGAAGTACTCCTTGGTATCGCCCATCTTGTTGTCGACCAACACCTTGCGCTGGCCCTTGACGAACCCGCCGTAAGAAATCTCTCCGTCGATCTCGCTGATGACGGCTTGTTCTTTCGGCTTCCGAGCTTCGAAGAGTTCCGCCACGCGGGGAAGACCGCCGGTGATGTCCTTCGTTTTCGTGGTCTCGCGCGGAATCTTCGCGAGCACATCGCCCGGATGCACCATGGCGCCCTTCTCCACGAAGATATGTGCGCCGACGGGCAGCAGATACCGGGCAACCATATTGGCCCCGCCCGACACCTTTGCGGTTTTTCCGCCTTCGTCTTTGATCGACACGCGGGGACGAAGCGTCGCGCCCGTGTGCTCGATGATGACCTTTCTCGACAGACCGGTCACCTCGTCGAATTCTTCCTTCATCGTCACGCCTTCGACGATGTCGCCGTACGCAACCTTCCCGCCGACCTCGGTCAGAATCGTCAGCGAGTACGGATCCCATTCCACCAGCTTTTGGGCCAGGGCGATGCGATCGCCGTCCTTGATTTTGATCTTGGCGCCGTAGACGACCGGGTATTTCTCGCGTTCCCGACCGTTCTCATCGACGATCGCGATCTTCGCATTCCGGTTCATCACGACCCATTCGCCATCCTTGTTGCGGACGGCGATGCCGGCGTTGTGCACATCGGCGTTCTTCTTGGCGTCAAAACTCATGAACTTCATGTAGCCGGCATGCTTCGCTTCGAGCACCGTTTGCTCCACCACCTTGCTGGCGGTACCGCCGATATGGAACGTACGCATCGTCAGCTGGGTCCCCGGCTCTCCGATGGACTGCGCCGCGATCACGCCGACCGGTTCGCCCTTTTCGACTAAACGGCCACGCGCCAGATCTCGCCCATAACAGGCGCGGCAGACGCCGCGACGTGACTGGCAGGTCAGGACGGACCGGATCTTCACCCGGTCGACGGCCGCTTCCACGACGTCCTTCGTTCGATCTTCGGTGATCTCTTCGTTGAACGACACGATGATCTCGCCGGTCACGGGATCGCGGATATCCTCGGCCGCCAGGCGTCCCAAGATACGTTCTTCGATCGGCTGGATGATTTCGCCGCCTTCGACCAGCGCGCTCACGAAGATCCCGTCGGTTGTGCCGCAATCGATTTCACTGATGATGACGTCCTGCGCGATATCGACGAGACGTCGAGTGAGATACCCGGAGTTTGCGGTCTTCAACGCCGTATCCGCCAAGCCCTTACGCGCGCCGTGCGTCGAGATGAAGTACTGCAGCACCGTCAGGCCTTCGCGGAAATTCGCCGTGATCGGCGTCTCAATGATTTCTCCGGACGGCTTCGCCATCAATCCGCGCATACCGCCCAACTGACGGATCTGCTGCGAACTGCCTCGGGCTCCCGAGTCGGCCATCATGAAGATCGGGTTGAAGGCCTCCTGTTTGGCCGCGTCGCCACCGGCACCCAGCTCCTTCATCATTTCACCCGCCACCTGCTCGGTGACATGGGCCCAAATGTCGATAACCTTGTTGTAGCGTTCACCGTTCGTGATCAAGCCTTCGGCATACTGCCGCTCGATCTCGTTGACTTCGCGCTGCGCTTTTCCGATCAACTCTTCCTTCTTGCTGGGAATATGCATGTTGTCGATGCAGATCGACACGCCGGCCCGGGTGGCATACTGGAACCCTGTGTCCTTGATTTTGTCCAGAAACGTCACGGTCTCGCGGTGCCCGGACTGTCGGTAGACGGAATCGATCAGCTTGGTCACCTCTTTCTTCGTCATCAGCTTGTTGGCATAGGAGAAGGGCATGCTGGCAGGCAACACCTCGGACAGGATCACGCGGCCGACCGTTGTTTGCACCAGGTTGCCTTCGATGCGCACCTTGACCCGCGCATGCTCTTCCACTTCACGCGCATCGAAGGCGATGCGCACTTCCTCTGGCGAGCCGAAGACTTTTCCCTCACCTTTCGCACCGACCCGCTCCTTCGTCAGCCAATAGCACCCCAGCACCATGTCCTGCGACGGTACGGCGATCGGCTTGCCGTTGGCGGGCGAGAGAATGTTGTTGATGGACATCATCAGCACGCGCGCTTCCACTTGGGCTTCGACGGACAACGGCACATGGACGGCCATCTGGTCGCCGTCGAAGTCCGCATTGAACGCGGCGCAGACGAGCGGATGCAGCCGGATCGCTTTCCCTTCGACCAGGACCGGATCGAAGGCTTGGATGCCCAGTCGATGGAGCGTCGGCGCTCGATTCAAGAGCACCGGATGCTCTCTGATGACCTCATCGAGCACGTCCCACACTTCAGGCCGCTCCTTTTCGACCAGACGCTTGGCACTCTTGATGGTCGTGGCAGCGCCCCGCTCTTCCAGCTTGTGAAAGATAAACGGCTTGAAGAGCTCTAGAGCCATTTTCTTCGGGAGACCGCACTGATGCAGCCGCAGTTCCGGACCGACAACGATGACCGTCCGGCCTGAATAGTCCACACGCTTACCGAGCAGATTCTGCCGGAAACGTCCTTGCTTGCCCTTCAGCATGTCGCTCAGCGACTTGAGCGGGCGCTTATTGGGCCCGCGGATCGCACGGCCTCGACGGCCGTTATCGAACAAGGCATCCACCGCCTCCTGCAGCATACGCATTTCGTTGCGGATGATGACCCCGGGCGCCTTCAACTCCATCAATCGCTTCAGCCGATTGTTCCGGTTGATCACGCGGCGATAGAGATCGTTCAGATCCGACGTAGCAAAACGTCCGCCGTCCAGCGGCACCAGCGGGCGCAACTCGGGGGGCAGCACGGGGATCACGTCCATGATCATCCACTCGGGCTTATTCCCTGACTTGCGGAACGCCTCGATAACCTTGAGCTGTTTCGCGTGCTTCTTTTTCAGCGCCGCCGACGTGGATGTTTTGGACTTCGCCTTGATTTCATCCCACTTGGCATTGATGTCGATCTTCCGCAACAAGTCGCGAATCGCCTCGGCGCCGATGCCGACCTTATAGGAATTGGACGCGAATTCCGACTGCAACTGTCGGAGCTTCTCTTCCGTCACGAGCTCTTTCTCCGCCAAGTCCGTCTGGCCAGGATCGACACAGACGTAACTTTCGAAGTAGAGAATCTTTTCCAGTTGCTTGAGGCTCATGTCCAGCAGCGTGCCGATGCGGCTGGGCACGCCTTTCAAGAACCAAATGTGCGCCACCGGTGCCGCCAGCTCGATGTGGCCCATGCGTTCCCGACGCACCTTGCTCTGAATCACTTCGACTCCGCACTTGTCGCAGACGATGCCCCGGTGCTTCATGCGTTTGTACTTGCCGCAATTGCACTCCCAATCCTTGATCGGGCCGAAAATCTTCGCGCAGAACAAGCCGTCTTTCTCCGGTTTGAACGACCGGTAATTGATCGTCTCGGGCTTCTTCACTTCGCCGTACGACCAGGACCGGATCTTTTCGGGCGAGGCGATGCGGATCCGCATCGAGTCGAACGACACCGCGTCCCTCGGCTTCTCAAATAATGTGTATACGCCTTCCAA
It encodes:
- the rplC gene encoding 50S ribosomal protein L3 yields the protein MTNGLLGKKLGMTQVFDESQLVPVTVISAGPCRVVTVKTKERDGYEAVQLSYGEAKERGLSKAQLGHLKKHEAPASRTLKEFKMTGHVTVGQTIKVDIFKKGDWVDVIGVSKGKGFQGVVRRHHYSGGPESHGSMFHRAPGSIGASSFPSRVWKGKTLPGHMGAERVTSQRLKVVEARPEENLIFVRGAVPGAANGLLVVRKSKKG
- the rpsJ gene encoding 30S ribosomal protein S10, translating into MVKVDQRIRIRLRGFDYRVLDQSVAEIVETVRRSGAKIVGPIPLPTRIEKFTVQRATHADKKAREQFEIRTHKRLMDIMEPTPETMDSLMKLNLAAGVDVEIKL
- the tuf gene encoding elongation factor Tu, yielding MAKAKFERKKPHVNIGTIGHVDHGKTTLTAALTKVCADKGMAKFISYDEVAKASESQGRRDATKIMTIAISHVEYETDKRHYAHVDCPGHADYVKNMITGAAQMDGAILVVSAADGPMPQTREHILLARQVGVPYIVVFLNKADKVDDKELLDLVELEVRELLSKYDFPGDKTPIIQGSALKAMEGDQGPLGVPAIVKLLESVDTYIPTPQRPIDKPFLMPIEDVFTISGRGTVVTGRCERGIVKVGDEIEIVGLRPTQSTVVTGVEMFRKVLDEGQAGDNIGVLLRGTKKEDVERGMVLAKPKTITPHTKFKAEIYVLTKEEGGRHTPFFNGYRPQFYFRTTDVTGIVSLNPGVEMVMPGDNVSVTAELISPIAMDQGLRFAVREGGKTVGSGVVTEILA
- the fusA gene encoding elongation factor G, with protein sequence MARQAPLERTRNIGIMAHIDAGKTTTTERILYYTGMTHKMGEVHEGAATMDWMEQERERGITITAAATTCFWKDHRINIIDTPGHVDFTIEVERSLRVLDGAVAVFDSVQGVEPQSETVWRQADKYQVPRIAFMNKMDRIGADFYFSVQTIIDRLGANPIPIQIPIGKESEYRGSIDLITMKAYVYDDETLGAKYKVEEIPADLLDKAKEYREKMLEAVAEFDDQVIEKYLNGQTLTEEEIRRAVRASAIAMKVTPVLCGSAFKNKGVQQLLDGVVDFLPSPLDIPSVKGIDPNTNKEVERKAADSEPFAALAFKIMSDPFAGQLTYFRVYSGTLKTGTPVLNVTKGTKDRIGRLLKMHANKREEIDAVYAGDIVAAVGLKGATTGDTLADEKQPVLLEVMKFPEPVIAMAIEPKTKQDQEKMGFALQKLAQEDPSFRVRTDEETAQTIIAGMGELHLEIIVDRLLREFKVEANVGKPEVAFRETIRRKAESESKYIKQTGGRGQYGHVVLTVEPSEPGKGLEFVNKIVGGAIPKEYIPAIEKGVKERMENGVIAGYPLRDIKVTVIDGSYHEVDSNEMAFKIAGSMGFSDACKKADAVLLEPIMKVEVLVPQEFMGDVIGNLNGRRGKVQGMKVRAGAQAIEASVPLMEMFGYATDLRSRTQGRATYSMEFDRYDQVPRQIAEAIIAKYRGE
- the rpsG gene encoding 30S ribosomal protein S7; translated protein: MPRSRFLGQREPLPDVRYRDKIVGKFLNILMENGKKSTAERICYGAFDVIQEKTAGDPLKVFKAAIDNVKPIVEVKSRRVGGASYQVPVEIRPARRMSLALRWLSEYARTRGGKSMREKLAAELLDASNNTGAAVKKREDVHRMAEANKAFAHYRW
- the rpsL gene encoding 30S ribosomal protein S12, coding for MPTINQLVRKGRQLAHAKTKSPALKACPQKRGVCLRVYTSTPKKPNSALRKVARVRLTNGMEVTTYIPGVGHNLQEHSIVLVRGGRVKDLPGVRYHIVRGALDAVGVADRKQGRSKYGAKRPK
- the rpoC gene encoding DNA-directed RNA polymerase subunit beta', producing MRIRIASPEKIRSWSYGEVKKPETINYRSFKPEKDGLFCAKIFGPIKDWECNCGKYKRMKHRGIVCDKCGVEVIQSKVRRERMGHIELAAPVAHIWFLKGVPSRIGTLLDMSLKQLEKILYFESYVCVDPGQTDLAEKELVTEEKLRQLQSEFASNSYKVGIGAEAIRDLLRKIDINAKWDEIKAKSKTSTSAALKKKHAKQLKVIEAFRKSGNKPEWMIMDVIPVLPPELRPLVPLDGGRFATSDLNDLYRRVINRNNRLKRLMELKAPGVIIRNEMRMLQEAVDALFDNGRRGRAIRGPNKRPLKSLSDMLKGKQGRFRQNLLGKRVDYSGRTVIVVGPELRLHQCGLPKKMALELFKPFIFHKLEERGAATTIKSAKRLVEKERPEVWDVLDEVIREHPVLLNRAPTLHRLGIQAFDPVLVEGKAIRLHPLVCAAFNADFDGDQMAVHVPLSVEAQVEARVLMMSINNILSPANGKPIAVPSQDMVLGCYWLTKERVGAKGEGKVFGSPEEVRIAFDAREVEEHARVKVRIEGNLVQTTVGRVILSEVLPASMPFSYANKLMTKKEVTKLIDSVYRQSGHRETVTFLDKIKDTGFQYATRAGVSICIDNMHIPSKKEELIGKAQREVNEIERQYAEGLITNGERYNKVIDIWAHVTEQVAGEMMKELGAGGDAAKQEAFNPIFMMADSGARGSSQQIRQLGGMRGLMAKPSGEIIETPITANFREGLTVLQYFISTHGARKGLADTALKTANSGYLTRRLVDIAQDVIISEIDCGTTDGIFVSALVEGGEIIQPIEERILGRLAAEDIRDPVTGEIIVSFNEEITEDRTKDVVEAAVDRVKIRSVLTCQSRRGVCRACYGRDLARGRLVEKGEPVGVIAAQSIGEPGTQLTMRTFHIGGTASKVVEQTVLEAKHAGYMKFMSFDAKKNADVHNAGIAVRNKDGEWVVMNRNAKIAIVDENGREREKYPVVYGAKIKIKDGDRIALAQKLVEWDPYSLTILTEVGGKVAYGDIVEGVTMKEEFDEVTGLSRKVIIEHTGATLRPRVSIKDEGGKTAKVSGGANMVARYLLPVGAHIFVEKGAMVHPGDVLAKIPRETTKTKDITGGLPRVAELFEARKPKEQAVISEIDGEISYGGFVKGQRKVLVDNKMGDTKEYFIPKGKHVNVHEGDWVRAGEPLMDGSANPHDILDVLGPNELQKYLVDEVQDVYRLQGVSINDKHIEIIVRQMLRKVRIEDPGDTEFLPGSQVSKLVFEEENDRVLKKDGKPALGKPVLLGITKAALTTDSFISAASFQETTRVLTEAAINGREDNLLGLKENVIVGRLIPAGSGFEEYRDTFVISPKPEPVAVGTGEAPALPREGVVAASGESTGS